From Rutidosis leptorrhynchoides isolate AG116_Rl617_1_P2 chromosome 3, CSIRO_AGI_Rlap_v1, whole genome shotgun sequence, a single genomic window includes:
- the LOC139900127 gene encoding (+)-neomenthol dehydrogenase-like: MGQGGLYSIFDGLNMLTDAGLPPATSKQTGVSNAGLQLRDISSNFGELQWIRNEKVKVEFMDIENITEEKIDEIIQRFLTDFKGNKLSENGWPLTFTAYKISKAAVNGYTRLLARKFHNILFNSVHPGYVITDIASHTGFLTAEEGAKAPVMVALLPDDGLSGVYFYQMQVASF; encoded by the exons ATGGGTCAAGGCGGGTTATACTCTATATTTGACGGGTTGAATAT GTTAACTGATGCCGGTTTACCACCTGCTACATCAAAGCAAACAGGCGTTTCAAATGCCGGTTTGCAGTTGCGtgacatatcatcgaattttggaGAGCTACAA TGGATCCGCAATGAGAAGGTGAAAGTAGAATTTATGGATATCGAAAACATAACtgaagaaaagattgatgagatCATACAAAGGTTTTTAACGGACTTCAAGGGCAATAAATTGTCAGAGAATGGTTGGCCATTGACGTTCACGGCTTATAAGATTTCAAAAGCCGCGGTTAATGGCTATACAAGGCTTTTGGCAAGAAAGTTTCATAATATTCTTTTCAATAGTGTTCATCCAGGTTATGTAATAACTGATATCGCATCTCACACAGGATTCTTGACAGCAGAAGAAGGTGCAAAAGCCCCCGTAATGGTTGCTTTGTTGCCTGATGATGGTCTTTCTGGGGTCTACTTCTATCAAATGCAAGTAGCCTCATTTTGA